The DNA window GGACCCCTGTCCCGCCCTCTCGGTCTGGTTCCTACTGTTCATCTCCTTTGTGCTGGCACAGATCGCTTCTGCCCGCCCCCCACCTTGGCCACCCACACAGGAGAGCTGGAGTGAGCGCAATGTTGTCCCCTCGGGGCACCTGCCCCAGGACCTAGAGCCAGTCTGGCTGAGATGTCCATGCTGGGCTGTGTAATGGAGAGAGGCCTGGGTTCCAGGCCTGGctgtctggggtggggtctgagcTTCTCCCACAGCCCCTCCTCTTGGGAGAGGGAAGGCACCTCTACCTGCCCTGCCcggggctggagggaaggagcAAGGAGGCAGGTGGAGGGTGTGTCAAAGGAATGCTGATGCCCACGGTGCGCCCTCTGCCCCCTCCGGGCAAGGTGGCATCCCTGGCATCTGCAGGAAGAGGTCTGCTTCTGTGGGACGCTGACTCCCTTCTGTTCCCCAGGGCAGTGGGTCAGTTCACACACCAAGGAGCAGGCCTCTGGAGGAGACTGGTCTGAAATGTCCTGCTGGGCCTTGGCtcagggggcagggctgggcacagcAGTCCCGCCGAAGACAGAGaccgggggcggggtggggctcAGTGGCTGGTGTGCCTTAGCCCCACCTGGACACGTGTGCATGAGGAACTTCTGTGGACTCAGCGCACGGCCAGGCAGCGCGCCCCGCAGGTCTCTGGGAATGTCTCCACTCTGAGCAGAGCCCCTGAGTGTGcatgggcaggggtggggagccgGTCTGGGCTCCAGCCCTGCTCAGGGATTGCCGGGGGGCCCGTGGCAAACACTGCTGCCTGAGGTGAGTGGGAATTGGACTCCTGGGTGGGCACAGCAGCCCCTACCCCTGCAGGGTCACCTTGGCCCCAGTGCCTGGCTCACCACCACCACAGAGCTGGCTGCCCATGTGGGACCGAGGGGCCAGGGGCTCATCCCACCCTGCAGGACCTGGTCCGCCTGCCTGGGTCCTGTGGGGTCCCTTCCCCAGATGAGTGGAAATGGTGACTGCCAGCCCAAGAGGCAGCTGGCCATATGACCTGGGATGCTGGGCTGGGGAGAGTGTCCTGACCCGGGTGAGGGTGAGTGCTTTCTGGGGACAGGGGGTATGAATTGTACCGTTTTGCCATCTGGGGCCGCGCTGACCCTGGAGAGACTGCCACTCCCAGAGTCAGCCAATTCCTAGAGACAACAAACAGTTTCACAAGCAAACCAGCCACCCACAGCCCCAGATCATCCCTCCTCTACGAGGTGCACTATGTCCTCGGGGCCACCCTCTGCCTGCCCCAATCACCTGGGTAGCCCCTCCGCCCTGAGCCCCCCGAGATTATTCACGCTGGCCGGTCCTGAGCCTGCTCACCCGGCCTCACACCTCTCCCTGCGGAAACCCAGTGAAGGCTCCTGCCCACgtgtcccctctccctgcctcctgacCAGCCCTGGGGCCCCCTCCTCTTGGGACCTGTGATAAACTGTCTTTGCAGTGGCAGTCGTCTCCTGATCTCTTGGCTTCACCATGCCTGAGTGATGATAAAAACCTACATCTAAAACCcaagttgggggacttccctggtggcgcagtggttcagaatccgcctgccagtgcaggggacacgggttcgagccctggtccgggaagatcccacatgccgcggagcaactaagcctgtgcgccacaactactaagcctgtgctctgtagatcccgcaaaccacaactactgagcccgcgcgcctagagcccgtgctccgcaacaagagaagccactgcaacgagaagcccgcgcaccgcaaccagaggaagcccacacgcagccaaaaagaaataaatttataaaaaacaaaaacaaaaacacccaagtTGGGATGCAGCCCTGGATGATGGATCGGCTGCACTCCCGGGAAGCCCAGCCTGCCCAGCTCAAGGCTGCTCCAGGGAGGGGCCTGTGGAGGGGCTTCGAGGAGGCCAGACCAGTCAGGCCTCCACAGGGTGCAGCAGGTGGTCCCACCCCGATCTCGCCTGAGCCCCCTTGTGATTGAGGCCCGCAGCCCACCTGGTCTAGCCCCCAGGGGTTTCTGGCCCAGCTGCCCCAGCTACCTGCCTCCAAGGAGCCTCTCTTCAGACCCTCGGGGTCTCCTGCTGTGGCCTGTGGGGTGTGTGACTCCTTGGTGCACGCCCCGGGGCCAGCCTCATCCCCACCTGCATCCTGGGCCTGGTGAGGAAAGCACCCCCGCGCCTGCGATCCCCATGACATGAACACCTCCAGAGCACATCAGGGGCAccccttccaggaagccctcctgagTCCTGCCAGTTCTTGCTATTCCCCCCAAGTGTACctggcagcccctgccctcaagcaTCTGATGGGGGGGCCGGCTTCCTGGGAGGGCGCACTCCATCTCCACTGAGTCTGTGAATCACCCCGTGGCCCAGCATGCACGCACGTTAGCTGGAGACCACGGTGTGTCAACCGCACGAGGACTGTGTGTTCTCGTTCAGCTGTGGATGCAGCAGGGCCCCCAGGCGACCTGGAGGGCATCGGGGCGCCTCCCACGGCCCtgccgcccccccgcccccagcacctCCACCCCGTGCAGGTTGGGTGGAGGCCCTGGACACAGGAGGCCTCAGCTGGACCACAGGCCTCCGGCAGGATGGACCACTCAGGACTCAGGGGTATCAGAATAATCTTTATTGATATGCTCGGTGCTACCTTGTTAATACTGTCACGTTGTCGCCGTGGCTGAGGTAATAGGGGTGGCCCCGCCCAGCGCCGGCCCTGGGCTCCCACGGAAGCGTCGTGGACCctcgggcggggcgggggggggtgctGATGGCCTTGGAGGGGACGTGGTTATTGCGTTGGATTCCTGCCCTCGCTGGCATGCTGGCGCCCTCGCCCAGCCTCACCCGTGCGCACTCACGCACACACTCGCACGCTTACCGCTAATGCACACACCCACTGGCACGCTGGCGCCCTCGCTCTCTCTTCCGCACGctcccacactcacacacacacaacatcctttgttttgAATGCGTCTGAAGCCTCCTGGTAATAAATATACTCGCTAGTTACAGTAATCATAGTAAAATACAGGTTTGTCGGGATACGAGGAGAAAGTGCACGTTGACCTTTGGAGGGTGGCCCCTCCCACCGAGGGCTCCCGCTCCCTGCAGGGGGCAGCCCTGAGGTGCCACCACCCCCAGCTCTCTCCTGAGTtgtcctgccactgcccagcCCCTCATGGGGCCAAAatcaactaaaaaaataaattcttcatttCACAGCCGAGCGCCTgatgcagggggcgggggggggggggcggtgtgtgGCTCTGGGCCTTTCTGGCCACGGGCTCTACGGGCGGGGGTCAcggccagcccctggcccagccAGCGCCCCGACGGTGCCATCTGAGGGGCCGGGTAGGCGAGGTGCTGAGCCCCGTGGCATGCGGACAGGAGGCCAGGGTGCGGGCGGTGCCGGGCGAAGCAGAGGCCGCGTCCACAAGGGCGCCGGGGGCAGTGGCGCACTGCAGTCATGCAGGGGGGCCTGCGACGGCCTGGGCAGCCCTGTCCCCTCAGAACTCCACAGCACTCACTGCTGTCCTTGTCTCCTCAAAGGTGGCAATGAGGATCtgctgtgggggagggatggtgagGAGGCTGCCCACATCCGGGGTCGCTCGGGGGGCCACGTCCTCCTCCTCCCGTGCCTCATACAGGGTGCTGATATGCAGCAGCGGGCGGGTGGTGTTGCGGCTCAGGACGGCGAGGGGGTCAGGCTTGCCCAGGCTGGCTGGCGACAGAGGGGCCGTGGCGGGGGCGGCGGAGGGCGAGCAGATGTGAAACGGGCCCCCCGAGGGCAGCGCGGCCCGGGCTGGCTCCGTGGGGAGCGGCGCATCTGCAAACAGCCCAGAGCACAGAGCCTCTGCAGGCGCCTCTCCCCACCCGCTGCCCCCCCTCCTCCCGCCTGGCCCGCTCAGGCTCTGAAGCTCCCGCACACAGCGGCCGGCCTGGGGGGGCTCCGGCCGCCCCAGGAGCACAGCGCCCGTTTCCAGAACCTTCTTCAGGTGCCGCGCAACCTTACCGTGTGTCCCCGCCAGCCCTTCATCCCGTGTGCTTCACAGGGCCCTCGAGTGAGGGTCCCGCCTGTCGTCACCCCGGCAGCTggctcccctgcccaccccctgcttCCACCCAGCTGGTTCAGTCCTTAACCCCTTTCAcacccctccagccctgcccgtCCCTACCTGTGGTGGGTGCCGCGGTCAGGCCCAGCCCGCACTCCCCTGCCTGGGACAGGAAGCCTCCTTCCTGGCTCCGGGAGGCTGGCAGGGCGGCAGGCATGGCCTCGGCCTTGGACTTCTTGGTGCCCAGGATGTAGGGATGCACGTCCAGGGAGAAGTGGCGGGCATGCTTCTTGTCGGGGGGCGGGCCCGTGTCGCCCCCGCCACCCTTATAATGGTGCGCGGCGCGTGCGCCCGCGTCCAGCAGCGGCGCAATCAGCGTGTCGGTGGCCGtcttgcggcgcacgggcttgggCTTCTCGGCCTTGCTGTTCTCCACGCGCATGATGGCCAGAGGCTCCTTGAAGGGCTGGGGCAGCGGGTTGCTGGTGGGGATCCACTTCATCTTCTTGCGGGGCCGCTTGACCACGGGCGGCTCAGCGGCGCCCTCGGGCTCGGCGGGGTTGGCGCTGGGGTCCACGGTCTGCACGCCCTCGTCGCGCACGGTGGGCGTGGCGTCGTGGTTGGACTGCGCAAGCGCGGCCAGCAGCTGCCGCACCACGTTGTCGTACATGAGGTCGCTCTCGTTGGTAATGAAGTCCAGCCGGTTGAGCGACTTGATGTGGTCGCGGTTCTCGTTGCAGAACATGGCCAGGATGTTGATGTCGCAGAACTGCGAGCGGCGCCACTGCCGGCGGGTCTTGATGCCCACCTTGTGCAGCTTGTCGAAGATGAAGTTGCTCTTGCGGAAGATGAAGAGGTGGATGAGGTTGACGAGGATGATGAGGTTCATGGAGCAGAGCAGCACGATGTCCACGCCCGCCACGATGCGCTGCAGCTGCACAGACGGCAGCTTGCAGGTGACACGCACGGCCGGGCCGCCACCCGGGGCCGCGCCCAGCGCGCAGGTGAACTCATTCTGCTTCTGGGTGGCGTAGTAGGTGCACAGGTAGGAGATGGGCGCCACGCTGAGCAGCAGGATGAGCAGGTGCCGCGCCAGGTAGAGTTTGGCCAGGAAGTTGCTGCGGCCGCGGCGCTCCAGGTACTTCTCGAACAGGTTCTGCTCGGGGCTCTTCTCCTTCTCCGCGTTCTCGATGATCTCACGCCGCTCGCGCTCCGTGATGCCGGGCCCCTTGGACTGGATCTGCTTCTCGATCTTGGGCGCGCGGCCCTCGGCGGCCCTGTGGTAGCAGTTGTCGATCTCCTGCAGCAGGAAGTTGAGCTCGGAGGTGAGGCGCGTGGACGCCAGGAACTCCCAGCCCAGCGCGGGCACGTACATGATGGCCGCGAAGGCCAGCAGCGAGTAGGGTAGCAGCTTGTGCTCAAACAGCGACGGCCATAGGCTGGCGTCCACGCCGGGCAGCGCGTCCCGCAGCTCCGTCCAGCAGTAGCCGCGGGCGTACAGCGCCTGGTCGCGGGTGAAGTTGTGCGGCGTGTAGCAGTAAATGGGCTCCtctgggggcagagaggagagcGGGCTGGGGGCGAGCCGGGCATCGGACCCCTCCCGCCTGCCCCGCGCTGAGCCCCCTTCCGCACATCTCAGCGTGGTGGCGTGCGTCTCCCCCCGGGTACCCTGCCCCCCACGTACTGCAGTCAGCTGTGGCACAGACAGAGGTGGGTTGGAGGTGGAGGGTACGGCCGTGCCCACCCCGCCCTGGGGGGCCGACCTGCACTTGGAACCTCAGGCCCCCCTCCGAGTGCCATAACGTCCCCATGTGCACACAGGGACGAGTCCTAGAGAGGGCGGCACAGGCCACACCACTCAGCTGGGGCTTCTCTTCCAGTGGCACAGCTGGACCAGCCCCCAGCCTGGCACTGCCACGGGCTCCATCTTGAGAAGGGCAGGTGTCCTGGCCGGGTCCTACCTACCCAGAGCCGGTTATGGTGGCACATCTAAGGAACAGCAAAAGTGGCCCTGCCTGCTCTTGAGAGTTGAGGAGTGTCCCCCCAAGACCCACTGTCCTGGGGAAGGGCAGGCCTGGGGTCCCCGGACACTTGGGTGGGCAGGGGCAGCCACCCCGGGGATCCGACAGGAAGGATTCACCATCCAGCCCACAATGTCACGCAGGAAAAACGGTCGTCACTGAGCTGTCTCCCCCAGGTAAGGACAGGTGCCAACCAACAGCGGAGAACGTGGGACGctgtccccacccaccctgccctccaGCCGGGCCTCCCGTTGAATGCTTCTCAGAGGGAAGAGCTTGGCCGGCTCGGAGCCGTGCTCAGGGCAGGCGTCACCGTTCACAGCCCCTGAAGGCGGGGCCGCTCGGCTGTCAGGCCAGGCTCCAGTCCTCGTCACCACAGACTGGGCACGTGTGCCCTCTTGCAAGTGGCAGAGCCCGGGCGCCCGCCCAGAGCGCAGCGTCCCACTGACAGGAGGTCACTGCCCCCAGCCCGACCACAGCTAGCATACAT is part of the Phocoena sinus isolate mPhoSin1 chromosome 10, mPhoSin1.pri, whole genome shotgun sequence genome and encodes:
- the PANX2 gene encoding pannexin-2; protein product: MATALLAGEKLRELILPGAQDDKAGALAALLLQLKLELPFDRVVTIGTVLVPILLVTLVFTKNFAEEPIYCYTPHNFTRDQALYARGYCWTELRDALPGVDASLWPSLFEHKLLPYSLLAFAAIMYVPALGWEFLASTRLTSELNFLLQEIDNCYHRAAEGRAPKIEKQIQSKGPGITERERREIIENAEKEKSPEQNLFEKYLERRGRSNFLAKLYLARHLLILLLSVAPISYLCTYYATQKQNEFTCALGAAPGGGPAVRVTCKLPSVQLQRIVAGVDIVLLCSMNLIILVNLIHLFIFRKSNFIFDKLHKVGIKTRRQWRRSQFCDINILAMFCNENRDHIKSLNRLDFITNESDLMYDNVVRQLLAALAQSNHDATPTVRDEGVQTVDPSANPAEPEGAAEPPVVKRPRKKMKWIPTSNPLPQPFKEPLAIMRVENSKAEKPKPVRRKTATDTLIAPLLDAGARAAHHYKGGGGDTGPPPDKKHARHFSLDVHPYILGTKKSKAEAMPAALPASRSQEGGFLSQAGECGLGLTAAPTTDAPLPTEPARAALPSGGPFHICSPSAAPATAPLSPASLGKPDPLAVLSRNTTRPLLHISTLYEAREEEDVAPRATPDVGSLLTIPPPQQILIATFEETRTAVSAVEF